One window of Paenibacillus sp. FSL K6-3182 genomic DNA carries:
- a CDS encoding Na(+)/H(+) antiporter subunit C, translating to MELYMSLAIGVIFTVGVYLILSKSLLRIILGTSILTHGVHLLLLTMSKLKTGAAPLLGEKAETYVDPLPQALILTSIVISFGVTSFFFVLAYKAYQKLGTDDMEQLRGNDDE from the coding sequence ATGGAATTGTATATGTCACTCGCAATCGGTGTTATTTTTACAGTCGGGGTGTATCTGATCTTGTCCAAAAGCCTGCTGCGTATCATTTTGGGAACCTCTATCCTTACCCATGGTGTTCATTTGCTGCTGCTTACGATGTCCAAGTTGAAAACAGGAGCTGCGCCGCTGCTTGGCGAAAAGGCGGAAACGTATGTTGATCCGCTGCCGCAGGCTCTGATTCTAACTTCTATCGTCATCAGCTTTGGCGTGACTTCCTTTTTCTTTGTACTCGCTTATAAGGCTTATCAGAAGCTGGGTACTGACGATATGGAGCAGTTAAGGGGGAATGACGATGAATAA
- a CDS encoding Na+/H+ antiporter subunit E, producing MALQILLNLIISFVWMFLHNDWSAPRFIVGYIIGILFIGLLSRFWPHDFYMKRVWAIFKLLVLFIKELFVSSFVVIGLIVRPKLAIRPGIFAMQTELKTDWEITVLSCLICLTPGTLTLDVSKDGRTLYIHAMDMDDAELLSQQIKDSFEKAIMEVTR from the coding sequence ATGGCGTTGCAAATCTTATTAAACTTAATCATTTCGTTCGTATGGATGTTTCTTCACAATGACTGGTCGGCTCCGCGGTTTATCGTAGGTTATATCATCGGTATTTTATTTATAGGGCTGCTCAGCAGGTTTTGGCCGCATGACTTTTATATGAAGAGAGTATGGGCAATCTTTAAGCTGCTTGTTCTGTTCATAAAAGAATTGTTTGTATCCAGCTTCGTTGTGATTGGACTAATCGTTCGTCCTAAGCTCGCCATACGTCCAGGAATTTTTGCAATGCAAACCGAGCTCAAAACAGACTGGGAAATCACAGTGCTGTCCTGCCTAATCTGTTTGACACCAGGGACGCTGACGCTCGACGTATCCAAGGATGGACGAACATTATATATTCATGCGATGGATATGGATGATGCGGAGCTGCTCTCACAGCAGATCAAGGATTCTTTTGAAAAAGCGATTATGGAGGTGACTCGTTAA
- a CDS encoding Na+/H+ antiporter subunit D — translation MNNLLVFPLLIPLCTAVILLFFKNSVIGQRWISAIGMLFNLAAAIALIYQVKTEGIQTLHMGGWLPPYGIVFVGDMLAALLVLATSIVGTFCLFFAFGTIGKEREKYYFYPFYQFLLVGVSGSFLTGDLFNLFVCFEVMLISSYALIVLGGTKKQLRETLKYILINILSSTLFVAAVAYLYGVVGTLNMADLSQRIAEVGQSGVLNVIAILFMIVFSLKAGLFLFFWLPGSYSAPPAAVSALFGALLTKVGLYALIRTFTLIFYHEPGITHHWLAWMAAATMVLGAFGAAAYSDIGRILNYNVIISVGFLAFGLAVSSKEALDGVVFYLLHDMVAKALLFIIGGMLMYIAGTGRLKEMGGLIKRYPFMGWMFFITALAIAGIPPLSGFTGKLLIIMGGFQEKYFWLTAVSLASSFIVLYSLIKIFMAAFWGAEMKNVDSLPAVNKGFIVSTAGLCLIVVAMGIGSEWVYQYVSEAGHTLINPAQYINAVLKE, via the coding sequence ATGAATAATCTGCTTGTATTCCCGCTTCTCATTCCTTTGTGTACGGCAGTTATTCTTTTGTTTTTTAAAAATAGTGTGATCGGGCAGCGCTGGATAAGTGCGATTGGTATGCTTTTTAATCTGGCTGCAGCTATTGCCCTTATCTATCAAGTAAAAACGGAGGGCATTCAAACGCTGCATATGGGAGGCTGGCTGCCGCCGTATGGTATTGTGTTCGTTGGGGATATGCTTGCCGCATTGCTTGTTTTGGCTACTTCCATTGTCGGCACCTTCTGTTTGTTCTTTGCATTCGGAACGATCGGCAAGGAGAGAGAAAAATATTATTTTTATCCGTTTTATCAGTTTCTGCTCGTCGGTGTGAGCGGGTCGTTTCTTACGGGAGATTTGTTTAATTTATTTGTGTGCTTCGAGGTTATGCTTATTTCCTCCTATGCGCTTATCGTGCTTGGAGGGACAAAGAAGCAGCTCCGCGAAACGTTGAAATATATTTTAATTAATATTTTATCCTCAACACTATTTGTTGCAGCAGTCGCCTATTTGTATGGAGTTGTAGGCACTTTGAATATGGCGGATTTATCACAGCGCATAGCTGAAGTAGGTCAGAGCGGCGTCTTGAACGTCATAGCGATACTGTTCATGATCGTATTTTCTTTAAAGGCGGGACTGTTCCTATTTTTCTGGCTGCCCGGCTCTTATAGTGCGCCTCCGGCAGCGGTATCCGCATTGTTTGGTGCGCTGCTCACGAAAGTAGGCTTATATGCTCTCATACGGACATTTACGCTTATCTTTTATCATGAACCTGGGATTACGCATCATTGGTTGGCTTGGATGGCCGCTGCAACGATGGTTTTAGGCGCTTTCGGGGCAGCCGCTTATTCCGATATTGGCCGTATTTTGAACTACAATGTCATCATCAGCGTTGGTTTTCTAGCTTTTGGGTTAGCAGTGAGCTCAAAGGAAGCGTTAGATGGAGTCGTGTTCTATTTGCTGCACGATATGGTTGCCAAGGCACTCCTTTTTATCATTGGAGGAATGCTTATGTATATTGCTGGTACGGGGCGTTTAAAGGAAATGGGAGGCTTAATCAAGCGTTATCCGTTTATGGGCTGGATGTTTTTTATCACAGCGTTAGCCATTGCAGGCATTCCTCCACTTAGTGGATTCACAGGAAAACTGCTGATCATTATGGGCGGCTTTCAGGAAAAATATTTCTGGCTTACAGCTGTGTCGCTAGCATCAAGCTTCATCGTGCTCTATTCCTTGATCAAAATATTTATGGCGGCTTTCTGGGGTGCAGAGATGAAGAACGTCGATTCACTGCCTGCCGTTAATAAAGGATTTATCGTTTCCACAGCAGGGTTATGCTTGATCGTCGTTGCGATGGGCATCGGCTCAGAGTGGGTGTACCAATACGTTTCTGAAGCAGGGCATACGCTTATCAATCCGGCGCAGTATATCAATGCCGTATTAAAGGAGTAG